In Scatophagus argus isolate fScaArg1 chromosome 3, fScaArg1.pri, whole genome shotgun sequence, the genomic stretch gcattctaaatacctagacattaatatggagttgatCCCCCTTTGATAACTTCCATGCTTCTAGGAAGGCTTTCaacaagattctggagtgtttctgtgcaaatttttgtccattcatgcaatGGTGCATTTatgagttcaggcactgatgttggattaAAAGGTCTGGCTCACTGTCTCTGGtccacttcatcccaaaggtgtttgatggggttgaggtcaggactctgtgtgtgcagaccagttaagttcttccacaccaaactcatccaaccatgtctttatggagctttgctttgtgcactggggctcagtcatgctggaaaagaaaaggtccttccccaaactgttgtcccAAAGtgggaagcatagcattgtccaaaatgtcttggtacactgaagcattaagatttccctttgcTCGACGTCAAGGGCACAGCCCAACCACTGAACAACAGttataccacacctgaattcaataataaagaggcatctcccaatacttttgtctatatactgtagcTGGCGCTCTGTATCTCTGTGTCTTTTCGTCCCTGCCTCCCAGACAACCTGAGACCTTCACCGTAGACTCAGCGGCTCCTCCCAGATGTCTCACACTTCTCATTGgcttttaacttttattttgaaggtggCATCAGAACGCATGCGTGATCTTTCTGCTGTCTTGCGAGCTGTCAGCTCATGATAAAGCAGAGTGTCGCGGTGAAGCATCTCGACGCTCGTCCTTCAGGCGGTCCGCGGCTCTTTGTGAAATAAGACGTTAGGTTGGTAATTTTAGGGAGAGACAAGACAGAAGCAAAACAACGGACACTGTACTTtgggagacttttttttttttcatttcacgtTTTAATTTTcgtttttcatgtttcatgtgtgatGGCTAATGTGTCATCGGCTGATGTGGGAGTTCTGCTTCTGATCGTGGTGACAGCATCTTTGGCAAACGGTAAGTAAGCAAGCACTTACTGTCAGATCAGGTGGCCTTTCTTTATTGTGGATCTTTAGAAGTGCTCACATAGACCGACTATTGTGCACACAATTGTACGAATACAGTTTAGTTAAGTGAAACACTGGCGATGGACAGCAGATGTAGTCAGCCTGTTACCTGAACTGGGACTGCAGTTGTCCCATTCAGAAGGATACTGTGGCAGTAATCAGTGCTGGTTAAAAGGTAACATTATAAGGCACtataatttatttgaatttccctcgggatcaataaagtatctatctatctatctgtaacTGCACAATCCACTTTTTCATGTTACTCgattgtttgttttcaatttaagttgtttgctttaaaaatgtgagaaactgGTGAAAAAGGTGAGTCAGTGTTTAGCCCAGCTGTCTCAAAAGTCTTGTTCTGTTCATTCAAAGACAAGAAGAGCACAGAAACCACAAAGTAGTCACAGTTTTACGAAGCTGGAATCAGCAAATTTTTCCCCTGACTCAGACCTATTGATCTACTATCAAAACAACTGACAGTGGAATTCATTTAATAGCTGTTTCAGCTCTAACAAAGTGtagtatattattattattattatagagtattattttcattttgcgTTTATCTATTGAATCTAGATGATGTAAAGATGGTGACAAAAGTGAtcaaaaatccacaaaaattTGCAATCATATGTAATAGAATACAAGCAAATCACcaccttgtgtttgttgttctcACTGTGTACATTTTTGAACAATTACCTGAAACTGTCAGCAGTAATTACTTGCCATTTGACTGGCTGACCAATAAGATCAGCACTTTGCAGAAATCGCAGCCACTGGTGATAATTACAGCCACTGAGGCTGGGCTACCTctaatcatttcagtttgtacaACACATATATTACAGAAGGAAGTTAACACTCTGTAGGTACTGCTATTTAAGCGTAAGGATCCAAAATGAAGTTCTGAAGCTCTCGACAAATTGCTGTCACCCTGCAGGTTCCTCTTCCAGCAAAGATGTGAACCAGCGGAGGGAGTTGGATGCGGACATGCTGAGCAGCATTCTGCCCGGCAGCGCTGACAAACTCGCCGGTGTTGTTTCTCAAGGTGAGGCAAAGTCTTGCGCTGCCTGTGAGCTGCCAGGGGCCAGGAAGCGGCCAAAGAGATGCACGTGTTACACGTACAAAGACAAGGAGTGTGTGTATTACTGCCATCTGGACATCATCTGGATCAACACACCAGAGTAAGAGTCATTCTCAGTTTGCCTTGGTtcttattttaaattcagtgtgaCTACTTTGCTGTAACATAAAGTGTCAATACCATGTGTCGTATCCGATAGTGTCAGAGGTAccaaagctggaaaaaaaacccccagcaaaacaaacacaaaaaactgatttttagttctttttctGTACTAGTAAAATTGAAAACTTTAATTCTGGTATCATGACAACTTCAAAATTACTCTAATGCTCCTAAAGGAAGTGTATTTTAAAGTTAAGTTTATAGTAGTATTTAATAATAAACTTTCCTGTTAAGACTTTCAGCATCAGTCTGTGCTGAACAGCAATCTTCAGAGTATTGCAGATATACTGTAGGAGGCACAAATATGTAAGtaatggaggggaaaaaaaagccctAAACTCTGTGTTAAAGGAATACTCTTCATTTTTACGCTGTGAAAGGATTTGGGGAACTAAGCTGCAAAACAAACCAAGCTTTTTCTCATATGTTAGCATTTCCTGTGACTTAATGAACTTTGTTGTAATCTGAAGCGGTCTAGACCCTGAGCTCTCAGGTATTTTAATTCCACTGAGGATTTCTGATGGTGGCCAGCAGGCAGCAGGGGGCTCCACCTTTTGCCATCTGAGATGTTTTGATTGTCCCTGAGTGGTCTTAGGACAGGGGGAACCCATTGCATATTTACacaattcctttttttttctgctgccaaTTTAATTCCAACACTAAGTCTGATAATAACAGCGggtctttgttcttttgtatGATAAAACAACACTCGCAGGTGACTTCGACTAACTAAGAACAGGATTTTCGTGcatctgtcattttgttgttcaACATTCGTGTTCGCAACTGTTTTTACTTCAAGATCAGCCTCACGTTCTGCGaatgtaaaacatcaaaactttGCACTTGACTTGCCGCGGGTTGCCCTTTGAACTTCTTCTTTATCTCTGGCgtgaaaaagacaacaacaaattaGCTAATTTTCCGTCTGTATTGGAAGACAGCAGTTGATGCCTGTCAGCAGCATCAAGCAGATTACAACACAGATTCATCTGTTATTTTGTTGACTCCAAACAATGGGTCTCATGGCAGCTTTCGCTTAATTGGGCTCTCAAATATTGTGTAAACACTTTCAGCCATTCTCAGTTTAGGCAGATGTGAGAAAATTGGCAGCGGGGAGTGACCGTGAGAACAGGGTGGAGGTCATATCGGATCACCAATCTCCTATCAGTTTTCTGATTACAAAGCTTTTGACTGAGGTGTGGCCACCAGTACAACAGAGTTTAAGTTTACAGCCTGCAGAGGGCAGTGCAGCAACTCTTTTCTCCTGCAAGCACATGCAGACCTGCAATAGAAAGAGCCTGAAATTAACTTTAAGGTTAATGGCACTCTCTTTTAGAAACAGGAAGCGTACTTTACCGCTGTCCTTAAATAAACTGATAACTTATAGCTTTGGCTCTCAGATCTGAGAGCGTGGGCCTCCCTTTGGACAAGGCCCCCCCCTCACCAAGGTATTAACTAGTTTCTGACGCTGGGAAAGTGGGAAAGCCAGTGAAATTCCAACATAAGATATTCACACACTCAGGAAATACAGTCTATAGGATTTGTGTAAATGGACATGagtggttgtgttttttgtttttggaactGCAACATCACTGTCATCTGTGCATGAACCTTATTTGCTTCTCTGAATTAAACACGACAGTTATAAACCATGTGCTACTCAGAGAGAAGTGGCAAGGCTCTGGACTCTCACAGCACAATCCAGGGTTCAAATCCTGTCTGTCGGAAAAGGTCAGAATTTCATCACTATTTTAAGGCCTGCTTTGATACCGGATTGAACATTTTCTTGAACTGAATCAAACACATGTGATCATTAATGTAATACCTATGTAGTAAGTTTTCTCACTTCCCATCCCCCGAACCCCTGTTGGGGTTTTTCAAAGTCTCCCACTTTTAAAGTCTTTCATAGCTTTTGACTAACAGCAAACCTGAGATCAATGACACTACACGTGTATATAGAGCCTTTGTTCTTCAGCAATGCATTACAGATGAAGCTGAAATCTGGCTGGGTGCAACTTTGTAGATTTATCGTCCTTCTGTACTGAGGTATTATACCATCTGAATCACTTTTCACATGGTATAACCCCCAGCCAGATGGTCTTACCTCCTCATTTATGTGCAAATGTATTCTATATATTGATTGTGGTGGGTCACAGAAGGTCGACAGCTTCCACTTTTTGTTGACACAACTTGAAAAGAAATCAGTACATTTCAACCTCACTGTTTTAAAATCTACTTGTTAGAAGTATCGAGCAGTCTGTACATGCTCTGCACCTATTCACCCCTTTGAGTTTTTTGGCTTTCATTCCTAAtaccatattttacatatttacttGAAACTGAACTGTATTTTTAACCATATGGACAACATTCATCCTTTGACATTAGGATTTACgaatttgaaaaatattttactgtacaGCGGTGACTAGTAATTGACATTGCATATGCatgtgaaaagctgaaaatatatGGTGAGACTTAAAGAAATTTTTCAGGACAGCTTCTTACTTGCAGCTTTTACAGTGAGTTGAGTGCTTTGTTTTATACTTCTGTTTAAGGGAGGAggggatgaaatgaaagataCTGCTCTCAAGA encodes the following:
- the LOC124055209 gene encoding endothelin-3 codes for the protein MANVSSADVGVLLLIVVTASLANGSSSSKDVNQRRELDADMLSSILPGSADKLAGVVSQGEAKSCAACELPGARKRPKRCTCYTYKDKECVYYCHLDIIWINTPEHTVPYGMSSYRGSLRKRRSAGTSRRCACTQQHDPDCRSFCMDSRQRRPPQAAPEIHKRTTTLRGGHAMK